A region from the Riemerella anatipestifer genome encodes:
- a CDS encoding RelA/SpoT family protein, translating into MVYDLEKENKEILARYKDLISNTYRTLNEEQNKLIRKAFDIALDAHKDQRRKTGEPYIYHPIAVAKIVAEEIGLGATSIACALLHDVIEDSDYTYEDIKKIFGEKIASIVNGLTKISVMNNQNISIQSENYRKLLLTLSEDFRVILVKIADRLHNMRTLDSMRPDKQKKIASETVYIYAPLAHRLGLYNIKSELEDLSLKYNNPEVYTEITSKLDLAKEQREGYLEEFKNEVSEYLSKEELDFKIKGRTKAISSIYRKMLKQNVGFEEVYDNYAIRIIYKSDLKNEKFLAWKIYSIVTDLYKSNPQRMRDWISAPRSTGYESLHLTVLGPDNKWIEVQIRSERMDEIAEKGVAAHYKYKEGFRRNSDDTNFEQWVTQIREVLENQEMMSTSELLDDIKLNLYSKEVFVFTPKGEVTILPKNATALDFAFSVHTDLGMKCLGAKINGKLVPISYVLKNGDQIEILSSNNQRPKQDWLDFVVTSKAKSKIKNALNIERNQRVAEGKEILQRKLKSAKIAFSEEEVNNLQKYFALKTSQELFLKFHDGSLDIGDLKRYSERKSIFSSLLQKFRKIPIKSQNIKEENPYQNLDLIVFGKDEEKLNHTFAKCCTVVPGDKIFGFLTISDGIKVHNDNCPNAVNLRANYDYRVLTAKWVNAESFSNRVKIQVEGLDRMGMINDITKIITNAMSIDMRSFSIESTDGIFTGQISLEVKSKDQLEETIKHLRRIEGVTSVKRI; encoded by the coding sequence ATGGTTTACGATTTAGAAAAAGAAAATAAAGAGATTTTGGCAAGGTATAAGGATTTAATTTCCAATACTTACAGAACTCTCAACGAAGAGCAAAATAAGCTCATTCGTAAAGCTTTTGATATAGCACTAGATGCACACAAAGATCAGAGGCGAAAAACAGGTGAGCCATATATCTACCACCCGATCGCTGTAGCAAAAATAGTTGCCGAAGAGATAGGTTTGGGAGCAACTTCCATTGCTTGTGCTTTATTGCACGATGTTATAGAAGATAGTGACTATACCTACGAAGACATCAAAAAAATATTCGGAGAGAAAATAGCCAGTATTGTTAATGGATTAACGAAAATTTCGGTGATGAACAACCAGAATATTTCTATACAATCCGAGAACTACCGAAAGTTGTTACTTACATTATCCGAAGATTTTAGGGTTATTTTGGTTAAAATTGCAGACCGCTTACATAATATGAGGACGCTGGATAGTATGCGTCCAGACAAACAGAAAAAAATAGCTTCCGAAACGGTTTACATTTATGCTCCATTAGCTCATAGGCTAGGGCTTTATAATATTAAATCAGAATTAGAAGATTTATCTTTAAAATATAATAATCCTGAGGTTTATACAGAAATTACCAGCAAACTAGATTTAGCCAAAGAGCAAAGAGAAGGCTATCTAGAGGAATTTAAAAATGAAGTTTCTGAATACCTTTCTAAAGAAGAATTAGATTTCAAAATAAAAGGAAGAACCAAAGCTATTAGCTCCATTTATAGAAAAATGTTGAAGCAAAATGTGGGCTTTGAAGAGGTTTATGATAACTACGCTATTAGGATTATTTACAAATCTGACCTTAAAAATGAGAAGTTTTTAGCGTGGAAAATCTATTCCATTGTTACAGACCTTTATAAGAGTAACCCTCAGAGAATGCGAGATTGGATTTCTGCTCCTCGTTCCACTGGATATGAAAGTCTTCACCTCACGGTATTAGGTCCTGACAACAAGTGGATAGAAGTGCAGATTCGTTCTGAAAGAATGGACGAAATTGCTGAAAAAGGGGTAGCAGCTCATTATAAATATAAGGAAGGGTTCAGACGAAATAGTGATGATACCAATTTTGAGCAATGGGTAACTCAGATTAGGGAGGTTCTTGAAAATCAAGAAATGATGTCAACCTCCGAACTGCTAGATGATATTAAACTCAATCTTTATTCTAAAGAAGTTTTTGTCTTCACTCCAAAAGGCGAGGTTACTATTTTACCTAAAAATGCTACCGCATTAGACTTTGCGTTTTCTGTGCATACAGATTTGGGTATGAAATGTTTAGGAGCTAAAATCAATGGGAAATTAGTTCCAATCAGTTATGTACTAAAAAATGGAGACCAAATAGAAATTCTATCTTCTAACAATCAAAGACCTAAACAAGACTGGCTGGATTTTGTAGTAACTTCTAAAGCTAAATCAAAGATTAAGAATGCTTTAAATATAGAAAGAAATCAGCGTGTTGCAGAAGGAAAGGAAATTCTACAAAGAAAACTGAAAAGTGCAAAAATTGCATTTAGTGAGGAGGAAGTTAATAATCTACAAAAGTATTTCGCACTCAAGACTTCACAAGAGCTATTTCTTAAATTTCATGATGGTAGCCTAGATATCGGTGATTTAAAAAGATATTCAGAAAGAAAGAGTATTTTCTCTTCGCTTCTTCAAAAATTCCGAAAAATCCCAATCAAATCTCAAAATATAAAAGAGGAAAATCCTTATCAAAACCTCGATTTAATTGTTTTTGGTAAAGATGAAGAAAAACTCAACCATACTTTTGCCAAATGTTGTACGGTAGTGCCAGGAGATAAAATATTTGGTTTTTTAACCATTTCAGATGGTATTAAAGTGCATAATGATAATTGTCCAAACGCTGTAAATCTACGAGCTAACTATGATTATCGTGTTTTAACTGCAAAATGGGTAAATGCTGAGAGCTTTAGTAACCGCGTTAAAATACAAGTAGAAGGCTTAGATAGAATGGGAATGATAAATGATATTACCAAAATTATTACTAATGCGATGAGTATTGACATGAGGAGCTTTAGTATCGAGTCTACCGATGGGATTTTTACAGGGCAAATAAGCCTAGAAGTTAAAAGCAAGGACCAACTAGAGGAAACTATTAAACATCTTAGAAGGATAGAGGGAGTCACTAGTGTAAAAAGAATCTAA
- a CDS encoding ABC transporter ATP-binding protein, whose protein sequence is MNLKISNLTKAYSNGVKALNGVNLEIGNGMFGLLGPNGAGKSSLMRTIATLQMPDEGEIYFGNINVLEDKMALRKVLGYLPQEFGVYPNMSAQSLLDYFARLKGITNASERETMIKEVLQITNLYDVKDKSVSGYSGGMKQRFGIAQLLLNNPQLIIVDEPTAGLDPSERSRFLNVLREIGTKHTVIFSTHIVDDVRELCNDLAVLNGGNILFRGTPKQGEEMLKGKVWSRIINRENYDDFNEKYNLLSSKFNEDNTLNIRVYAEQQPNETFEEVKPMLEDVYFVSLKNDQ, encoded by the coding sequence ATGAACTTGAAAATTTCAAATTTAACCAAAGCTTATAGCAATGGAGTGAAAGCCCTTAACGGAGTTAATTTAGAAATAGGGAACGGAATGTTTGGACTATTAGGTCCCAATGGGGCAGGTAAGTCATCTCTAATGAGAACTATTGCTACTTTACAAATGCCCGATGAAGGCGAAATTTATTTTGGTAACATCAATGTTTTAGAGGACAAAATGGCATTGAGGAAGGTGCTGGGCTATCTTCCGCAAGAGTTTGGAGTCTATCCAAATATGTCGGCTCAAAGTTTATTAGATTATTTCGCTCGTTTAAAAGGAATTACAAACGCTTCTGAAAGAGAAACTATGATTAAAGAAGTGCTACAAATTACCAACTTGTACGATGTGAAAGATAAAAGTGTGAGTGGATATTCTGGCGGTATGAAACAAAGATTTGGTATTGCTCAACTATTACTCAATAATCCTCAACTGATTATAGTAGATGAACCTACGGCAGGGCTAGATCCTTCGGAAAGAAGTCGTTTCCTTAATGTTTTAAGAGAAATAGGCACTAAGCATACCGTTATATTTTCTACCCATATAGTAGATGATGTAAGAGAGCTTTGTAATGATTTAGCAGTGCTTAACGGTGGAAATATACTTTTTAGAGGAACACCTAAGCAAGGGGAAGAAATGTTGAAAGGAAAAGTGTGGAGCCGTATTATCAACCGAGAAAATTATGATGATTTTAATGAAAAATACAACTTGCTTTCCTCTAAATTTAATGAAGATAACACACTCAACATAAGGGTTTATGCTGAACAGCAACCTAATGAAACCTTTGAGGAAGTGAAGCCTATGTTAGAAGATGTTTACTTTGTTTCACTAAAAAACGACCAATAG
- a CDS encoding DNA gyrase/topoisomerase IV subunit A, which produces MEEQYQKGETLKKVSGLYKDWFLDYASYVILDRAIPSIFDGFKPVQRRIMHSMKELEDGRYNKVANIVGNTMKYHPHGDASITDAMVQIGQKELLIDTQGNWGNVYTGDSAAAARYIEARLTPFALEVVFNPKTTHWVKSYDGRNNEPIDLPVKFPLLLAQGVEGIGVGLSTKVMPHNFNELIEASIAYLKGKKFQLYPDFMTGGMLDVSNYNDGERGGRLRARARIIQKDKHTLCITELPFSKTTSDLIDSIIKANEKGKIKIKKIEDNTSDQVEINIHLNNDVSPDKMIDALYAFTDCEISISPNACVIVGDKPMFLSVSEILKRNTDHTVSLLKRELEIELGELEDKWHFASLERIFIENEIYQEIKGKDSKEAVYEAINLALQPFTKNLMREVVTEDIIRLTELPFMRISRYDRDKALENIAALEGKMEEVKHHLAHLVEYAINYFLNIKKKFGKDKERRTELRVFDTIDATKVAVANEKFYVNRAEGFIGTSLRKDEYVFDCSDIDDIITFRKDGVMQVTKVEPKTFVGKDIIHTGVWKKNDKRTVYNMIYREGKTGPYYMKRFSVTSITRNTEYPLASEAKGSEVLYFSANPNGEAEVVTVLLKPNARIRKNKIEIDFSDLAIKGRNSRGNLVTKYAVKKVDLKEEGVSTLAPRKIWFDETVRRLNADARGTLLGSFKGDDKILTINTKGEAKLMTFDLMNRFDDEYLVLEKWRPDQPITCIYYDGEKEIYFIKRFLLDNTLNSQGFMPSEHPKSFIEFVGVQDGCTAEIIFGKDKTGKEKDPETVDIDEFIAVKGIKAMGNQFVKEKVKSINITIPEREEEEEPEMEEKEQSNDSDDIPEEGIIGDLFGG; this is translated from the coding sequence ATGGAAGAACAATATCAGAAAGGAGAAACACTGAAAAAAGTTTCAGGATTATATAAAGATTGGTTTTTAGATTACGCATCTTATGTGATATTAGACCGTGCCATTCCTTCTATTTTTGATGGTTTCAAACCTGTACAAAGGAGGATTATGCACTCTATGAAAGAGTTAGAAGACGGTCGATACAACAAGGTTGCCAACATCGTGGGGAATACCATGAAATATCACCCTCACGGTGATGCTTCCATTACAGATGCCATGGTTCAGATTGGTCAAAAAGAACTTCTTATAGACACACAAGGTAACTGGGGGAATGTCTATACTGGCGACTCCGCTGCTGCTGCTAGATATATAGAGGCGAGATTAACGCCATTTGCATTGGAAGTTGTATTCAACCCAAAAACAACCCATTGGGTAAAATCTTATGACGGTAGAAATAATGAACCTATAGATTTACCTGTTAAGTTTCCGTTACTTCTCGCTCAAGGTGTGGAGGGTATTGGAGTGGGGCTTTCTACTAAAGTGATGCCACATAACTTTAATGAATTGATAGAAGCCTCTATTGCATACCTTAAAGGAAAGAAATTCCAGCTTTATCCAGACTTTATGACGGGTGGTATGCTAGATGTTAGCAACTATAATGATGGCGAAAGAGGTGGAAGATTAAGGGCTAGAGCTAGGATTATCCAAAAAGATAAGCATACTTTATGCATTACTGAGCTTCCGTTTTCCAAAACGACTAGCGACTTGATTGATAGTATCATCAAAGCTAACGAGAAAGGGAAGATTAAAATCAAAAAGATAGAAGATAATACTTCTGACCAGGTAGAAATCAACATTCATCTTAATAATGATGTTTCGCCTGATAAGATGATAGATGCGTTGTATGCATTTACAGATTGTGAGATTTCCATTTCGCCCAACGCTTGTGTTATCGTAGGCGATAAGCCAATGTTTTTGAGTGTTTCGGAGATTTTAAAAAGAAATACCGACCACACCGTTTCTCTTCTAAAAAGAGAACTAGAAATAGAGCTTGGAGAGTTGGAAGACAAGTGGCATTTTGCCTCTCTAGAAAGAATCTTTATTGAAAACGAAATTTACCAAGAGATTAAAGGCAAAGACTCTAAAGAAGCGGTTTACGAAGCCATTAACTTAGCACTTCAACCTTTCACTAAAAACTTAATGAGAGAAGTGGTTACCGAGGATATTATTCGTCTTACAGAGCTTCCATTTATGCGTATTTCTAGATATGATAGAGATAAAGCATTAGAAAATATTGCCGCTCTTGAAGGTAAAATGGAGGAAGTTAAGCATCATTTAGCTCATTTGGTAGAGTATGCCATCAATTATTTCCTTAATATCAAAAAGAAATTTGGTAAGGATAAAGAACGCCGAACAGAACTTAGAGTTTTTGATACTATTGATGCCACAAAGGTAGCCGTAGCTAACGAAAAATTCTATGTTAATAGGGCAGAGGGCTTTATAGGGACATCACTCCGAAAAGATGAGTATGTGTTTGATTGTTCCGATATAGACGATATTATTACCTTCAGAAAAGATGGGGTAATGCAAGTAACTAAGGTAGAGCCTAAAACTTTTGTGGGTAAAGATATTATACACACAGGTGTTTGGAAGAAAAATGATAAACGCACCGTTTATAATATGATTTACCGAGAGGGTAAAACAGGACCTTATTATATGAAAAGGTTTTCTGTAACCTCCATTACAAGAAATACCGAATATCCTTTAGCTTCGGAAGCTAAAGGTTCAGAAGTGCTTTATTTCTCTGCCAATCCTAATGGTGAAGCAGAAGTGGTAACAGTTCTTTTGAAGCCTAATGCTAGAATACGAAAAAATAAGATAGAGATAGACTTTTCAGATTTAGCCATTAAGGGTAGAAATTCTAGAGGAAATCTAGTCACCAAATATGCTGTAAAAAAGGTAGATTTAAAGGAAGAAGGCGTTTCTACATTAGCACCTAGGAAGATATGGTTTGATGAAACGGTAAGAAGGCTTAATGCAGATGCAAGAGGTACATTATTAGGCAGCTTCAAAGGAGATGATAAAATACTTACCATCAATACTAAAGGTGAGGCTAAACTAATGACTTTTGATTTGATGAATCGTTTTGATGATGAGTATCTAGTGCTTGAAAAATGGAGACCAGACCAACCTATTACATGCATCTATTATGATGGCGAAAAAGAAATTTATTTCATTAAGAGATTCTTGCTAGATAATACACTTAATTCTCAAGGGTTTATGCCTAGTGAACACCCAAAATCCTTTATTGAATTTGTGGGCGTTCAAGACGGTTGTACTGCAGAAATTATCTTCGGAAAAGACAAAACAGGCAAAGAAAAAGACCCTGAAACTGTAGATATAGACGAGTTTATTGCAGTTAAAGGGATTAAAGCAATGGGGAATCAGTTTGTTAAGGAAAAGGTGAAGTCCATCAATATTACCATTCCAGAAAGAGAGGAGGAAGAAGAACCTGAAATGGAAGAAAAAGAGCAATCCAATGATTCTGACGATATACCAGAAGAAGGTATTATAGGAGATTTATTTGGAGGTTAG
- a CDS encoding pseudouridine synthase: MSRERKNFSGKSRTNQKRGNTENSRGSKLGGRDFDSRDKYVKGDRRGGRRFDDKEADRARAFVQKRRINKLVQQPKDTIRLNKYIANSGICSRREADELIQQGLVEINGKVVTELGYQVQKTDKVVFDGQSITPEKPVYVLLNKPKGYISTTKDEKARKTVMDLTANASPYRIFPVGRLDRQTTGVILLTNDGHLTKKLTHPSFNIKKIYHVTLDRKLTGEDMATIAKGIRLEEGVAEVDSISYIDGKPKNEIGIEIHIGWNRVIRRIFQRLGYEVEALDRVMFAGLTKKNIKRGHWRILTELEVNNLKML, translated from the coding sequence ATGAGCAGAGAACGCAAAAATTTTTCAGGAAAATCAAGAACAAATCAAAAAAGAGGGAATACTGAGAACTCTCGTGGCTCAAAATTAGGAGGTAGAGATTTTGATTCTAGAGATAAATATGTAAAAGGAGACCGTAGAGGCGGAAGAAGATTTGATGATAAAGAAGCCGACAGAGCCAGAGCTTTTGTCCAAAAAAGAAGAATAAATAAACTTGTACAACAGCCTAAAGATACCATCAGACTTAATAAATACATTGCTAATTCAGGGATTTGTAGCAGACGAGAGGCTGACGAATTGATACAGCAAGGTTTAGTTGAAATCAATGGTAAAGTAGTAACCGAACTAGGTTATCAAGTACAAAAAACAGATAAAGTGGTTTTCGATGGACAGAGCATTACACCTGAAAAGCCCGTGTATGTACTTCTCAACAAACCTAAAGGCTACATCTCTACCACAAAAGATGAGAAAGCTAGAAAAACCGTAATGGATTTAACAGCGAATGCTTCTCCCTATAGAATTTTCCCTGTGGGGCGTTTAGATAGGCAAACAACGGGCGTTATTCTACTCACTAATGATGGACATCTTACCAAGAAACTTACTCACCCATCTTTCAATATAAAGAAAATTTACCATGTTACCTTAGACAGAAAGCTTACAGGCGAAGATATGGCGACTATAGCCAAAGGGATTAGATTGGAAGAAGGTGTTGCAGAGGTGGATAGCATTTCTTATATAGACGGTAAACCTAAAAATGAAATTGGGATAGAAATCCATATCGGTTGGAATAGAGTGATTAGAAGGATATTCCAAAGGTTAGGCTACGAAGTTGAGGCATTAGATAGAGTGATGTTTGCAGGGCTTACCAAGAAAAATATCAAAAGAGGACATTGGCGTATCCTTACCGAACTTGAGGTAAATAACCTGAAGATGTTATAA
- a CDS encoding DNA topoisomerase IV subunit B produces MSEALQQVNYSEDNIRTLDWQEHIRLRPGMYIGKLGDGSSADDGIYILLKEILDNSIDEFRMKAGKRIEIKLDDRKVQIRDYGRGIPLGKVVDAVSKMNTGGKYDSKAFKKSVGLNGVGTKAVNALSEYFRVKSVRDNKTKVAEFCRGNITENFPEEDSSDRNGTEITFIPDAEIFLNYKFRKEYIERMLRNYAYLNPGLKIIFNGDTYFSENGLKDLLEEEMESQTLYPIVHLKGDDIEVAITHSDKSQTETYFSFVNGQNTTQGGTHLNAFREAYVKTIREFFNKNFDASDIRKSIIAAISINVEEPVFESQTKTKLGSNDIGPQGPTVRTFVIDFLKTKLDNFLHKNPEVAEAIHKKILVSERERKELSGIQKLARERAKKVSLHNKKLRDCRQHYNEQKADRKSETQIFITEGDSASGSITKSRDVETQAVFSLKGKPLNCYGLTKKVVYENEEFNLLQAALNIEESLEDLRYNQVIIATDADVDGMHIRLLMITFFLQFFPDLIKNGHLYILQTPLFRVRNKKETRYCYTEEERIKALNELGKNPEITRFKGLGEISPEEFKHFIGKDIRLEPVVIGKDQTIDQILEFYMGKNTPDRQQFILENLVVEEVIEGE; encoded by the coding sequence ATGAGTGAAGCATTACAACAGGTTAATTATTCCGAAGATAACATTAGAACTCTCGATTGGCAAGAGCATATTAGGCTTCGTCCAGGTATGTATATTGGGAAGTTGGGAGATGGTTCATCGGCTGATGATGGTATCTATATTTTATTAAAGGAAATTCTGGATAACTCCATAGATGAGTTCAGAATGAAAGCTGGTAAAAGGATAGAAATCAAGCTAGATGATAGAAAAGTCCAAATCCGAGATTATGGAAGGGGAATCCCTTTGGGGAAAGTGGTAGACGCTGTTTCCAAAATGAATACTGGGGGGAAATATGACAGTAAGGCATTTAAAAAATCGGTGGGACTTAACGGAGTAGGTACCAAGGCAGTTAATGCTTTATCCGAATATTTCAGGGTAAAATCGGTTCGAGATAATAAAACTAAAGTGGCTGAATTTTGCAGAGGTAATATCACAGAGAATTTTCCAGAAGAAGACTCTAGTGATAGAAACGGAACTGAAATTACCTTTATTCCAGACGCTGAAATATTTTTGAATTATAAATTCAGAAAAGAGTATATAGAGCGTATGCTCAGAAACTACGCTTATCTAAACCCAGGTCTTAAAATCATTTTTAATGGAGATACTTATTTCTCCGAAAATGGACTGAAAGATTTATTGGAGGAAGAAATGGAAAGCCAAACGCTTTATCCAATTGTACATCTTAAAGGTGATGATATAGAAGTGGCCATTACTCACTCGGATAAGTCTCAAACGGAAACTTACTTTTCGTTTGTTAATGGGCAAAATACTACACAAGGTGGAACGCACCTCAATGCCTTTAGAGAAGCTTATGTAAAAACAATACGAGAATTTTTTAATAAAAACTTTGATGCTTCGGACATTAGAAAGTCTATTATTGCCGCGATTTCTATAAATGTAGAAGAGCCTGTTTTTGAATCTCAAACCAAAACCAAGTTAGGTTCTAATGATATTGGTCCACAAGGTCCTACCGTAAGAACCTTTGTAATAGATTTTCTTAAGACCAAACTAGATAATTTTCTACATAAAAACCCAGAGGTTGCCGAAGCGATTCATAAGAAAATTTTGGTTTCTGAAAGGGAAAGAAAAGAGCTTTCTGGAATACAAAAACTCGCTAGAGAAAGAGCTAAAAAGGTATCTTTACATAATAAAAAACTAAGAGATTGTAGGCAACACTACAACGAGCAAAAAGCCGATAGAAAATCAGAAACTCAGATTTTTATAACGGAGGGAGATTCTGCATCAGGGTCTATCACCAAGTCTAGAGATGTGGAAACTCAAGCCGTGTTTTCTCTCAAAGGGAAACCTCTTAACTGCTACGGACTTACCAAGAAAGTAGTGTACGAAAACGAGGAGTTCAACCTTTTACAAGCCGCACTTAATATAGAGGAAAGTTTAGAAGATTTAAGATACAATCAAGTCATTATTGCCACTGATGCCGATGTGGACGGTATGCACATTAGATTATTGATGATAACTTTCTTTCTTCAGTTTTTCCCTGATTTAATTAAAAATGGACATTTGTATATCTTACAAACACCATTGTTTAGGGTAAGGAATAAGAAAGAAACTCGTTATTGCTATACCGAAGAAGAGCGTATAAAAGCACTGAATGAACTTGGTAAAAATCCTGAAATCACTAGATTTAAAGGTCTTGGAGAAATTTCTCCAGAGGAATTTAAACACTTTATAGGGAAAGACATTAGACTTGAACCTGTGGTGATAGGTAAAGACCAAACTATAGACCAAATTCTAGAATTTTACATGGGTAAAAATACACCTGATAGACAGCAGTTTATTCTAGAAAATTTAGTTGTAGAAGAAGTTATAGAAGGAGAATAA
- a CDS encoding cell division protein ZapA: MEVRRININIAGRRYPLNVPADEEETLRKVGKQIETMIKEFETNFNVQDKQDVLAMCALKLGTNAEVAKQNGENNIESVQKRLSNLNQLLDE; encoded by the coding sequence ATGGAAGTGCGTAGAATCAATATCAATATAGCTGGTAGAAGATACCCACTTAATGTACCTGCCGACGAAGAAGAAACACTCCGTAAGGTAGGAAAACAAATAGAGACGATGATTAAGGAGTTTGAAACTAATTTTAATGTTCAAGATAAACAAGATGTTTTGGCAATGTGTGCGTTAAAACTAGGTACTAATGCAGAAGTCGCCAAACAAAATGGAGAGAATAATATAGAAAGTGTCCAAAAGAGATTGAGCAACCTCAATCAATTATTGGACGAGTAA
- the nhaA gene encoding Na+/H+ antiporter NhaA, producing MEQPKIHLTPADKYIVRPVNKFISKSTTGGIVLFIAALIAIFFANSEWSEEYNHFWHQHIVISLGEFSLDLSLHHWINDGLMAIFFFVVGLELKRELTNGELASPKKAMLPIIAAIGGMLFPALIYTFFNNGTDAAHGWGIPMATDIAFALGVMYLLGNKVPLPLKVFLTALAIVDDLGAVLVIAIFYTNELHMGYLSLGLGIFALMLFSNKIGIKSIIHYAILGIGGVWLCFLMSGVHATIAAVLAAFAIPANARVNESYFVYKMRELRDKFLSIDPDEKHEDLTDEQIRVVEDMHDLTKETIPPSQRLEHGMHSFVSFIVMPIFALCNAAIPISFDNGLSLVTIGVILGLLLGKVLGIFGLLGALIKLKIVKKTEGLSMKNLLGVAFLASIGFTMSLFITELAFDTKLHPEYVPEAKMGIIIASLIGGIAGYLILSTNKEEKKGGENI from the coding sequence ATGGAACAACCTAAAATTCATTTAACTCCAGCAGATAAGTATATTGTAAGACCAGTAAATAAGTTTATTAGTAAATCCACAACGGGTGGTATAGTGTTATTTATTGCGGCTTTAATTGCGATATTTTTTGCTAATTCTGAATGGAGTGAAGAGTACAATCATTTTTGGCATCAGCATATAGTAATTAGTCTAGGCGAATTTTCTTTAGACCTATCATTACACCATTGGATAAATGATGGGCTTATGGCCATATTTTTCTTTGTGGTAGGGTTAGAACTTAAAAGAGAATTGACTAACGGTGAGTTGGCTTCTCCTAAAAAAGCAATGCTCCCAATTATAGCAGCTATTGGAGGTATGCTTTTCCCTGCTCTTATTTATACTTTCTTTAATAATGGTACAGATGCAGCACACGGTTGGGGAATTCCTATGGCAACGGATATTGCCTTCGCACTTGGCGTAATGTACCTATTGGGAAACAAAGTCCCTTTGCCACTGAAGGTATTTTTAACAGCTTTGGCTATTGTGGATGATTTAGGAGCAGTTTTAGTAATAGCTATATTTTATACTAATGAATTACATATGGGATACCTAAGCCTAGGGCTTGGTATTTTTGCACTGATGCTATTTTCTAACAAAATAGGTATTAAAAGTATCATTCATTACGCTATATTAGGGATAGGTGGTGTTTGGCTTTGCTTTTTAATGTCTGGAGTACACGCTACTATTGCAGCCGTTTTAGCGGCTTTTGCCATTCCTGCTAACGCTAGAGTTAATGAAAGCTATTTTGTATATAAAATGAGAGAACTCAGAGACAAATTCCTAAGTATAGATCCTGATGAAAAGCACGAAGATTTAACTGATGAACAAATTCGTGTAGTGGAGGATATGCATGATTTAACAAAAGAAACCATACCTCCTTCTCAGCGTTTGGAACATGGTATGCATAGCTTTGTGAGTTTTATTGTGATGCCTATTTTCGCATTATGTAATGCGGCTATTCCTATCTCTTTTGATAATGGATTGAGTTTGGTTACCATCGGAGTTATTTTAGGGTTATTACTCGGAAAAGTCTTAGGTATATTTGGATTATTAGGTGCTTTGATAAAACTGAAAATAGTTAAAAAAACAGAAGGTTTGTCTATGAAAAACCTGTTAGGAGTCGCTTTTTTAGCTTCTATAGGATTTACGATGTCTTTATTTATCACAGAATTAGCCTTCGATACTAAACTACACCCAGAATATGTTCCAGAAGCTAAAATGGGGATTATTATAGCTTCTCTCATAGGAGGGATTGCAGGTTATCTTATTCTAAGCACTAATAAGGAAGAGAAAAAAGGAGGAGAAAATATTTAG